The following are encoded in a window of Hymenobacter sp. GOD-10R genomic DNA:
- a CDS encoding heavy metal-binding domain-containing protein: protein MKMLRPFLAALALLAAAPLAHAQHAEMAAGETHAHVAPHGGVVRSASPYHLELVAQPTELAFYLLGTKMSAVPNKGMSGSVLVQLSTNATVTVPLALAGDDHLTAKLPAGAKVRTAIVTLNTADGKALTVRFDKLDEAHGHKALGAAFACPMHHEVTATEPGKCPKCGMALVKKS, encoded by the coding sequence ATGAAAATGCTCCGCCCCTTCCTCGCCGCGCTGGCTTTACTGGCCGCCGCGCCCCTCGCCCACGCCCAGCACGCCGAAATGGCGGCGGGTGAAACCCACGCCCACGTCGCGCCCCACGGCGGCGTGGTGCGCTCGGCCAGCCCCTACCACCTGGAGCTGGTAGCCCAGCCCACCGAGCTGGCTTTCTACCTGCTAGGCACCAAGATGAGCGCCGTGCCCAACAAGGGCATGAGCGGCTCGGTGCTGGTGCAGCTGAGCACCAACGCCACCGTGACCGTGCCGCTGGCCCTGGCCGGCGATGACCACCTCACGGCCAAGCTGCCCGCCGGGGCCAAGGTGCGCACCGCCATCGTGACGCTGAACACGGCCGACGGCAAAGCCCTGACCGTGCGCTTCGATAAGCTGGACGAGGCCCACGGCCACAAGGCCTTGGGCGCGGCCTTTGCCTGCCCCATGCACCACGAAGTGACTGCCACCGAGCCGGGTAAATGCCCGAAGTGCGGCATGGCGCTGGTCAAAAAATCCTAG